A region of Vigna radiata var. radiata cultivar VC1973A chromosome 6, Vradiata_ver6, whole genome shotgun sequence DNA encodes the following proteins:
- the LOC111241855 gene encoding sn1-specific diacylglycerol lipase beta-like, producing MQILKPAFTIIVDHDMRCLLLLIRGTHSIKDTLTAVTGNVVPFHHTVVHQGGVRDLVLGYAHCGMVVVARWISKLATPCLLEALGHYPDYKVKIVGHSLGGGIAAILTYVLRERKELSVAACVTFAPGQSFWYHPPFLLVFILVAGLVYLNLNDILIMHRTKASLPGFXVYLKIAVPVGATEWKSWSEFGNEIVEREKIAPLITI from the exons ATGCAGATTTTGAAACCAGCTTTTACAATAATCGTTGATCATGACATGAGATGCCTTTTGTTGTTGATTCGTGGCACACATAGTATCAAAGATACTCTAACAGCTGTTACAGGAAATGTGGTACCATTCCATCACACTGTTGTTCACCAAGGTGGGGTTAGAGATTTGGTTTTAGGTTATGCCCACTGTGGAATGGTTGTTGTTGCTAGATGGATTTCAAAGCTTGCAACTCCTTGTCTCCTTGAAGCACTTGGCCACTACCCTGATTATAAAGTCAAG ATTGTTGGGCACTCTTTGGGTGGAGGTATTGCAGCAATTCTAACTTATGtgttgagagagagaaaggaactGTCTGTCGCTGCATGTGTTACATTTGCTCCAGGTCAGT CTTTTTGGTATCATCCACCTTTCTTGCTTGTGTTTATTCTAGTTGCTGGTTTagtttatctaaatttaaatgaCATTCTCATCATGCACAGGACCAAAGCATCTTTGCCAGGATTTANTGTTTATCTAAAAATCGCAGTGCCAGTTGGAGCAACAGAATGGAAAAGTTGGAGTGAGTTTGGGAATGAGATTGTTGAGAGGGAGAAGATAGCTCCTCTGATAACAATTTGA